In candidate division KSB1 bacterium, the following are encoded in one genomic region:
- a CDS encoding YicC family protein, producing the protein MISSMTGFGRGESKHNGMVVSAEIRSLNHRFLDVELRLPKSLCGFERELKGIIGSGLSRGKVNATITIKGEEITSAGLTIDKELAATYIKLLNELKDDLNIDDSIKLEQLLNFPDIITVDNSKELDDSVWEAVKAAIELAIDDLRDMRLKEGLEIKNDLESRVAIIEEKIVAIESSSKEKSKEEFGKLKKRVEELASSEIINEGRLEMEIALIAEKADITEECIRFKSHNKFFFDLLKNGKSEGRKLNFLVQEMHREANTIGSKANDASIAHLVVGIKEEVEKLREQIQNIE; encoded by the coding sequence ATGATTTCAAGCATGACAGGGTTTGGCCGTGGCGAATCAAAGCACAATGGTATGGTGGTATCCGCTGAAATTCGTTCTTTAAATCATCGTTTTCTGGATGTCGAACTTCGTTTGCCGAAAAGTTTGTGTGGGTTTGAGAGAGAGCTTAAAGGGATCATTGGTTCCGGATTGTCACGCGGCAAAGTGAATGCAACAATAACAATAAAAGGCGAAGAAATCACTTCGGCGGGGCTGACCATTGATAAAGAATTAGCAGCAACCTACATCAAACTATTAAATGAACTCAAGGATGACCTGAACATTGATGATTCCATAAAACTGGAACAATTGCTGAATTTCCCTGACATCATTACGGTTGATAACTCAAAGGAATTGGATGACAGCGTTTGGGAAGCTGTAAAGGCAGCGATTGAATTGGCGATCGACGATTTAAGGGACATGCGCCTTAAAGAGGGCTTGGAAATCAAAAATGATTTGGAGTCTCGGGTTGCAATAATTGAGGAGAAGATCGTTGCAATCGAAAGTAGTTCAAAGGAAAAATCAAAAGAAGAGTTTGGGAAGTTAAAAAAGAGAGTTGAGGAACTGGCGAGTTCCGAAATAATTAATGAGGGCCGTCTGGAAATGGAGATTGCTCTTATCGCTGAAAAAGCCGATATAACCGAGGAATGTATTCGTTTTAAAAGTCACAATAAGTTTTTTTTTGACTTGCTCAAAAACGGAAAATCCGAGGGACGTAAACTGAATTTTCTCGTTCAGGAAATGCATCGTGAAGCCAATACCATCGGCTCGAAAGCCAACGATGCATCCATTGCCCATTTGGTGGTTGGTATCAAGGAGGAAGTAGAAAAATTACGTGAACAAATTCAAAATATCGAATAA
- a CDS encoding PorV/PorQ family protein, with protein MFNLKFRILLIALFLLTGNLFAQSFSKYAGEFLSLGVGSRSLGMGSAYVAVARDVSAGYWNPAGLAFINYPEIMLMHSRQFSGVVNYDYGGVGLPVGNRSSMGFGLIRLGVDNIKETDIPNPDLAVGEIFVDENGQVVRNTPFEKGSFGATDYALFLTYSKRLGENFSYGGNIKLLNRSIGDNSAWGIGFDVGVIFNPVSKLIVGVNVQDVTSTMIAWDTGRKEFITPSLRTGFSYPITFSFMGGQLLPAMDINFRFENRRASAQGNIGRVSYDLNFGWEYQYHDAFAIRLGSSEFAPFTAGVGVHLPKLQIDYAFYQHQDLNNTHRISAKLTIEEPRFQRK; from the coding sequence ATGTTTAATTTAAAATTTAGAATTTTGCTCATTGCTCTTTTTTTGCTCACAGGAAACCTGTTCGCACAAAGTTTTTCGAAATATGCCGGTGAGTTTTTGTCCCTCGGCGTGGGAAGCAGATCGTTAGGTATGGGTAGCGCTTATGTGGCAGTTGCCCGCGATGTCTCCGCCGGCTATTGGAATCCCGCCGGCCTGGCGTTCATCAACTATCCTGAAATTATGCTGATGCACTCAAGACAGTTTTCGGGTGTGGTCAACTACGATTATGGAGGTGTTGGATTACCGGTTGGCAACAGAAGCAGTATGGGATTCGGTTTAATCCGTCTGGGAGTAGACAATATTAAAGAAACCGATATCCCAAATCCGGATTTGGCAGTTGGTGAAATTTTTGTAGATGAAAACGGACAGGTAGTCCGAAATACACCTTTTGAAAAGGGCAGTTTTGGAGCTACGGACTACGCGTTGTTTTTAACTTATTCGAAGCGGCTGGGGGAGAATTTTTCATACGGCGGCAATATCAAACTGTTGAACCGCTCGATCGGGGACAATTCGGCCTGGGGCATCGGTTTTGATGTTGGCGTTATTTTTAACCCCGTTTCCAAACTCATCGTTGGCGTGAACGTGCAGGATGTTACCTCAACAATGATTGCCTGGGACACTGGCCGTAAGGAATTCATTACACCGTCGTTACGGACCGGATTTTCTTACCCGATTACTTTTTCATTTATGGGAGGACAACTTCTGCCGGCGATGGATATTAACTTCCGATTTGAGAATAGAAGAGCGTCTGCCCAGGGAAATATCGGACGGGTGAGTTATGATCTCAATTTTGGTTGGGAATACCAGTATCATGACGCTTTTGCAATTCGGCTTGGCTCTTCGGAATTCGCGCCATTTACGGCCGGTGTCGGCGTGCATTTACCCAAACTCCAAATCGACTATGCCTTCTATCAACACCAGGATTTGAACAATACGCATCGTATTTCAGCAAAACTCACTATCGAAGAACCCAGATTCCAACGCAAGTAA
- the mutS gene encoding DNA mismatch repair protein MutS — MEQYLSIKAKHQDSILFFRMGDFYELFFDDAKTASEVLGLTLTSRAHGKKSAGVPLAGFPHHSLDTYLSKMIKAGFRVAICEQLEDPKATKTIVKRDVTEIITPGTVLADDLLDSKRNNFLCSLYFKKEICGLARVDISTGEFTVYEMPIEQFVEEIKRTSPAEILLSEEQAAFVEGKLGTVEKYFLTKREEWIFSRDYGYETLTTHFGTLSLKGFGCDDLDTGICAAGAAFHYLKEVQKSHLLHISRIQRQSANEFVGIDSDTRRNLELLKSLRSGTSQGTLISTIDRTKTAMGGRKLVQWMLKPLLNPNQIRKRLDAVEELKKSTNVLSEVSEILVRIGDLERFVSKIITNRATARDINALKNSLKTFPELKKSLGKVESTDLISVRDKIDNLEKLVVKIEKAIVDDPPLAVTEGDIIKRGYDKELDDLRDISYSGKDWIARLQGQEREKTGIPSLKVSFNKVFGYYIEVTKPNLSKVPDYYTRKQTLVNAERFITPDLKAYEEKILDADDKIVTIEYELFDQIRKMAAEQAKTIQKNAQLISTLDCYAGFAQLAVENNYVRPEINDGSQISIMEGRHPVVEKLLPYGESFIPNDSQLDAKKEQIIILTGPNMAGKSTYLRQVGLIVLLAQMGSFVPAKAAKIGVVDKIFTRVGASDNLAGGESTFLVEMNETANILNNATPKSLILLDEIGRGTSTFDGLSIAWAVAEHLHNSPQVAAKSIFATHYHELTELALILKRVRNYNVVVKEWGENVVFLRKIEEGACDHSYGIQVAKLAGLPNSLLNRAKEILSNLEADELTTNNLPKLAMSKNGHLKMNDKQLDIFEKQEQVIRAEIQDLKLEEMTPLEALNKLNELKNTVDGAN, encoded by the coding sequence ATGGAACAGTATCTTTCCATCAAAGCAAAACATCAGGATTCAATTCTCTTCTTTCGGATGGGGGATTTCTATGAGCTGTTTTTTGATGATGCCAAAACTGCCTCTGAAGTCCTTGGGTTGACCCTTACCTCACGCGCGCACGGTAAAAAATCCGCGGGCGTGCCTCTCGCCGGTTTTCCTCACCACAGTCTTGATACTTATTTATCCAAAATGATTAAAGCGGGATTCCGGGTTGCAATTTGCGAGCAGCTTGAAGATCCCAAAGCCACCAAAACCATTGTGAAGCGTGATGTCACCGAAATAATTACACCCGGCACGGTTCTAGCAGATGATTTGCTTGACAGCAAGCGGAATAATTTTTTGTGTTCGCTTTATTTTAAAAAAGAAATCTGTGGTCTGGCAAGGGTCGATATTTCTACAGGTGAATTTACCGTCTACGAAATGCCGATCGAACAATTTGTTGAAGAAATTAAACGAACTTCACCTGCGGAGATTCTACTTTCCGAGGAGCAAGCTGCGTTTGTAGAGGGAAAATTAGGTACGGTAGAAAAATACTTTCTCACAAAACGGGAGGAGTGGATATTTTCACGGGATTATGGCTACGAAACCCTGACCACTCATTTTGGGACACTCTCTTTGAAAGGCTTCGGCTGCGATGATCTGGACACGGGAATATGTGCGGCTGGCGCTGCGTTCCATTACTTAAAAGAAGTTCAAAAGTCCCACTTGCTGCACATCAGCCGAATCCAACGTCAGTCCGCAAACGAATTTGTAGGCATCGACAGCGATACCAGGAGAAATCTGGAGCTGCTTAAATCCCTGCGAAGCGGAACCAGTCAGGGAACTTTGATTTCAACAATCGATAGAACCAAAACGGCAATGGGGGGACGCAAGCTGGTGCAGTGGATGTTGAAGCCGCTGCTGAATCCAAATCAAATTCGGAAAAGATTAGACGCCGTTGAAGAACTTAAAAAATCTACTAACGTGCTGAGCGAGGTTAGTGAGATCCTTGTACGCATTGGCGATCTTGAAAGATTTGTCTCGAAGATCATTACGAACCGCGCCACTGCACGGGACATAAATGCTTTAAAGAACTCTTTAAAAACATTTCCTGAATTAAAAAAGAGCCTGGGCAAAGTAGAGAGTACCGACCTGATCTCGGTTCGTGATAAGATTGATAACTTAGAAAAGCTGGTTGTGAAGATTGAAAAGGCAATTGTCGATGACCCGCCGCTGGCAGTTACCGAAGGCGACATCATCAAGCGGGGTTACGATAAAGAGCTTGATGACTTGAGAGACATTTCCTATTCCGGGAAAGATTGGATTGCCCGGCTGCAGGGCCAGGAGCGCGAAAAGACCGGCATCCCATCTTTGAAAGTAAGCTTCAACAAGGTATTCGGATACTACATTGAAGTTACCAAACCGAATCTTTCCAAAGTCCCGGATTATTACACCCGCAAGCAAACCCTGGTCAACGCCGAAAGATTCATCACACCGGATTTAAAGGCATACGAAGAAAAAATTTTAGATGCGGATGATAAAATTGTTACAATCGAGTACGAGCTTTTTGATCAAATTCGCAAGATGGCTGCGGAACAAGCCAAAACAATCCAAAAAAATGCGCAGTTGATTAGCACGCTGGATTGTTATGCCGGTTTTGCACAACTCGCGGTCGAAAATAACTACGTTCGGCCTGAAATCAACGATGGTTCACAAATCTCGATCATGGAAGGCCGTCACCCGGTGGTGGAAAAGCTGCTGCCCTACGGTGAATCTTTTATTCCCAACGACAGCCAACTGGATGCAAAAAAGGAGCAAATCATTATCTTGACCGGACCAAACATGGCGGGAAAGTCAACCTATTTGCGGCAGGTTGGTTTGATTGTTTTGCTGGCGCAAATGGGGTCTTTCGTACCCGCGAAAGCAGCGAAGATTGGGGTGGTGGATAAAATTTTTACCCGGGTCGGTGCTTCGGATAATTTAGCCGGTGGTGAAAGCACATTCCTGGTTGAGATGAATGAAACTGCGAATATTTTAAACAACGCCACGCCAAAGAGCTTGATTTTACTCGATGAAATCGGCCGTGGCACCAGCACTTTTGATGGACTTTCGATTGCCTGGGCCGTGGCCGAGCACCTTCATAATTCACCCCAAGTCGCCGCTAAAAGCATTTTCGCAACCCACTATCACGAGTTGACCGAACTCGCTTTAATTCTAAAAAGAGTAAGAAATTACAATGTTGTGGTTAAGGAATGGGGAGAAAATGTCGTTTTTCTAAGAAAGATCGAAGAAGGCGCCTGTGATCATAGTTATGGCATTCAAGTGGCCAAATTAGCAGGTCTTCCGAACTCACTACTGAACCGTGCAAAAGAAATTCTTTCGAACCTTGAAGCGGATGAATTGACGACAAATAATCTGCCGAAATTGGCCATGAGCAAAAATGGTCATTTGAAAATGAATGATAAACAATTAGATATTTTTGAAAAACAGGAACAGGTCATTCGAGCTGAAATCCAAGACTTGAAGTTAGAGGAAATGACGCCTTTGGAGGCTTTGAATAAACTAAATGAGTTGAAAAATACGGTTGACGGGGCGAACTAG
- the guaB gene encoding IMP dehydrogenase, with translation MHKKVIGEALTFDDVLLVPDYSEVLPKETDTQSWLTKTIQLNLPLVAAAMDTVTESGLAIALAREGGIGIIHKNMSIQQQVEEVDRVKRSESGMIYNPITLTPVHKVKEAMSLMNRYKISGIPIVEGSKLVGILTNRDLRFEIDTELEIKQVMTSGNLVTVPAGTTLEQAEKILQKNRIEKLPVVDGDNNLKGLITVKDIQKKRLYPMAAKDGHGRLRVGAAVGVANDTLERVQALVDVQVDVIAIDTAHGHSRGVIETVKRVRQKYPKVQIIAGNVATGEGARALIQAGANAIKVGMGPGAICTTRVVAGIGMPQITAIMNCAEVCQEHQIPLISDGGVKQTGDIPKAIAAGADTVMIGNLFAGTEESPGEKIYLGGRSFKLYRGMGSLSAMQQGSKDRYFQEGEKDLRKLVPEGIEGRVPYRGKLSEAVYQMVGGLKAAMGYCGTNNIEELKKKGQFVKITGAGLMESHPHDIVISREAPNYNIDRIQ, from the coding sequence ATGCACAAAAAAGTTATTGGCGAAGCGTTAACTTTTGATGATGTTTTGCTGGTACCGGATTATTCCGAGGTTTTGCCCAAAGAAACAGATACCCAAAGCTGGTTAACTAAAACCATTCAACTAAATCTGCCTTTAGTTGCGGCGGCGATGGATACGGTAACAGAATCCGGGCTGGCGATTGCTCTCGCCCGTGAAGGAGGCATTGGGATTATTCATAAAAACATGTCGATTCAGCAGCAGGTAGAAGAAGTGGATCGCGTGAAACGCTCGGAAAGCGGCATGATTTACAACCCGATTACTTTAACACCGGTACACAAAGTTAAAGAAGCCATGTCGCTCATGAACCGGTATAAAATTTCAGGCATCCCCATTGTCGAAGGATCAAAATTGGTGGGCATTTTAACCAACCGCGATTTGAGATTTGAAATCGATACTGAATTGGAAATTAAACAGGTGATGACAAGCGGTAATTTAGTGACGGTTCCGGCCGGCACTACCTTAGAACAAGCTGAGAAGATTCTGCAAAAAAACCGCATTGAAAAACTCCCGGTGGTCGATGGCGATAATAATCTTAAAGGTTTAATCACAGTGAAAGACATCCAGAAAAAGCGCCTTTACCCAATGGCTGCGAAAGATGGGCACGGGCGGCTGCGAGTCGGCGCTGCTGTCGGTGTTGCAAACGATACTCTGGAACGAGTACAGGCGCTGGTTGACGTGCAGGTAGACGTTATTGCAATTGATACGGCTCACGGACATTCAAGAGGTGTGATTGAAACGGTAAAACGGGTCCGGCAGAAATATCCAAAAGTGCAAATTATAGCCGGGAACGTTGCGACAGGTGAAGGGGCGCGTGCTTTGATTCAAGCCGGGGCCAATGCTATAAAAGTTGGCATGGGACCGGGCGCAATTTGTACCACTCGCGTAGTTGCGGGCATTGGTATGCCGCAGATCACGGCAATTATGAATTGCGCCGAAGTCTGTCAAGAACATCAAATTCCCCTAATTTCAGATGGCGGGGTTAAACAGACCGGTGACATTCCGAAAGCGATCGCAGCGGGTGCGGACACAGTTATGATTGGTAACTTGTTTGCCGGGACCGAAGAGAGTCCTGGTGAAAAAATTTACTTAGGCGGCAGAAGTTTTAAACTTTACAGGGGTATGGGTTCTCTTTCCGCAATGCAGCAAGGGAGCAAGGACAGGTATTTTCAGGAGGGAGAGAAGGATTTGCGAAAATTAGTTCCCGAAGGAATCGAAGGCCGGGTGCCTTATCGTGGAAAACTGAGTGAGGCAGTCTATCAAATGGTTGGTGGTCTAAAAGCGGCCATGGGGTACTGTGGCACAAATAATATTGAAGAACTTAAGAAGAAAGGTCAGTTTGTTAAGATTACCGGTGCCGGTTTAATGGAGAGTCATCCTCACGATATCGTCATTTCCCGGGAAGCCCCGAATTATAATATCGATCGAATTCAATAA
- a CDS encoding transglycosylase SLT domain-containing protein has translation MIVSFLVSMFKKALFMGLMVLMFVSVMSFTHNNSLKLQKERETLSEITREVLNYQGTVKTESFRKNAINKIIGIIDRYNRTMSSSLKYDIAREIQKMSVKYSNLDINLICATITHESARSWRPEVVSPAGALGLMQIMPYTGKHLVKHEGIKWTSSKEVLFNPITNIRIGCRYLSMLVELYNVDGGLAAYNGGPRRAKKWITSGRNYDVLLEETRYYVPAVLELYDHYKSRTLLD, from the coding sequence TTGATAGTTTCATTTTTGGTTTCTATGTTTAAGAAGGCTTTATTTATGGGTCTCATGGTTTTGATGTTCGTATCAGTGATGAGTTTTACCCACAATAATAGCTTAAAACTGCAGAAGGAACGCGAGACGCTCAGCGAAATCACGCGCGAGGTGCTGAACTATCAAGGGACTGTCAAGACAGAAAGTTTCCGAAAAAATGCCATCAACAAAATTATTGGCATCATTGACAGATATAATCGCACAATGAGTAGCAGCTTGAAATATGACATTGCCAGAGAAATCCAAAAGATGAGTGTTAAATATTCAAATTTGGATATCAATCTCATTTGTGCAACCATTACTCATGAAAGCGCGCGAAGTTGGCGGCCGGAAGTGGTGTCCCCGGCAGGAGCTTTGGGGTTGATGCAAATTATGCCATATACCGGGAAACATCTTGTCAAGCATGAAGGGATTAAGTGGACGTCTTCTAAGGAAGTTCTATTTAACCCGATTACCAATATAAGAATAGGCTGCCGTTATCTTTCCATGTTGGTTGAGCTTTACAATGTTGATGGCGGCCTTGCGGCCTATAACGGCGGGCCAAGACGAGCCAAAAAATGGATTACCAGCGGGCGCAATTATGACGTTTTGCTGGAAGAAACCCGGTATTATGTACCCGCAGTTTTGGAATTATATGATCATTATAAAAGCAGAACTTTGTTAGATTAG
- the rpsT gene encoding 30S ribosomal protein S20, producing MANYASSVRRIRRSEKSRQRNRHYKSMLKSTIKDVLSSKTKEDAEKILPRTSSLLDKLASKRIIHRNKAANQKSRLTIFVNNL from the coding sequence ATGGCTAATTATGCATCATCCGTTAGACGGATTCGGAGAAGTGAAAAATCAAGACAACGCAATCGGCATTACAAGTCGATGCTGAAATCAACAATCAAAGATGTGCTTTCTTCAAAAACAAAGGAGGATGCAGAAAAGATTTTACCACGCACTTCATCTTTGCTGGACAAACTTGCTTCAAAACGGATTATTCATCGCAATAAAGCGGCAAATCAAAAATCACGACTAACCATCTTTGTCAACAATCTTTAG
- a CDS encoding response regulator, translated as MPTILLVEDDTNTRFGLAEILTSEGYDVVLAEDAEEALEKVDWETDLLLSDLQLPGISGLALWNQARQRYPELVSIIMTAFNTPENKLQAEDSGVFSFLNKPLNIDQLLSAIENALLQNKLNGRHILIKAL; from the coding sequence TTGCCTACGATTCTTTTAGTTGAAGATGATACTAACACTCGTTTTGGACTTGCAGAGATTTTAACAAGTGAAGGCTACGACGTCGTATTAGCGGAGGATGCTGAGGAAGCCCTTGAAAAGGTAGACTGGGAAACCGACTTGCTATTATCAGATTTACAACTTCCCGGGATCTCTGGTTTGGCGTTGTGGAATCAAGCGAGGCAGCGGTACCCGGAGTTGGTTTCAATCATTATGACTGCATTTAACACTCCCGAAAATAAATTGCAAGCGGAGGATTCAGGGGTTTTCTCTTTTCTCAACAAGCCTTTGAATATTGATCAGTTGTTATCAGCAATAGAGAACGCACTGCTTCAAAATAAATTAAATGGGCGACATATTTTGATAAAGGCACTGTGA
- a CDS encoding DNA-directed RNA polymerase subunit omega: MIKTLPIHEFDDRADNIYEAIIVLSKRARQINDIQKQELSQGRDYDDEYDDFGDDEIIEEPGEIKYEKLPKPASVALKDFFDDKVRYEYRKKPDENEKPES, translated from the coding sequence ATGATCAAAACACTTCCCATCCACGAATTTGACGATAGAGCAGATAATATTTATGAAGCCATAATTGTCTTGTCAAAACGAGCCCGTCAAATTAACGATATACAAAAACAAGAATTGAGCCAAGGCCGGGATTACGATGACGAATACGATGATTTCGGCGATGATGAAATCATAGAAGAACCCGGGGAAATAAAATATGAGAAGCTTCCAAAACCCGCTTCGGTTGCTTTGAAAGATTTCTTTGACGACAAAGTTAGGTATGAATATCGTAAAAAGCCGGACGAAAATGAGAAGCCGGAATCGTAA
- the ftsZ gene encoding cell division protein FtsZ, which translates to MVSTMANKIKTEIDKQLEAVLSSHKTKIRIVGTGGGGNNTVTRLVEVGISEVDVIAVNTDAQDLLYAKADHKVLIGKNITHGLGAGSDPQKGEDSAKENIEELEEVLSDSDMVFITCGLGGGTGTGSAPVIAEISKRCGALTIAVVTLPFSDEGVIRWENARKGLEQLQNNVDTVIVVQNDLLLDLVPDMPLNAAFKFADEILVNAVKGITELVTEKGLVNLDFADVKTIMQGGGLAMIGLGETDSQENIEEAAKKALENPLLDIDITGAKSALINITGGQDMSLKSAKTIMKTVAEQLDPSAKIIWGTRIDESMGQSLRVMLIVTCLKSGQPSTSGKETRPSFEISDETSSQDEAEEVQVVENSDTASQHPSKSQKVFSEIFMEETETDISVLEEAINNLAVESGENEKHLSDISTSASSIYSSSELFDYDKISEFAELLGEVTKDALNGKLNLSEDVIELFQQMPSALRSATKGDGKDLEEIKQSILKLLDSIIQSRDTDSAPDFESTDEEPEILNESEAQEEEVEDLEHTNVRETVKYFDKLL; encoded by the coding sequence ATGGTTAGTACAATGGCAAACAAAATTAAGACTGAAATAGATAAGCAACTGGAAGCAGTTCTCAGTTCACATAAAACCAAAATTCGTATTGTCGGTACAGGTGGGGGAGGAAACAACACGGTCACCCGGTTAGTTGAAGTCGGCATTAGTGAGGTTGACGTAATTGCCGTAAATACGGATGCCCAGGACTTGCTCTATGCCAAAGCTGATCACAAGGTTTTGATTGGCAAAAACATTACCCATGGCCTGGGAGCTGGCAGCGATCCTCAAAAAGGTGAAGATTCAGCGAAAGAAAACATTGAGGAACTGGAGGAAGTTCTCTCTGACAGCGATATGGTTTTTATCACCTGCGGACTGGGCGGGGGCACAGGAACAGGTTCAGCTCCGGTCATTGCTGAGATTTCCAAGAGATGTGGGGCACTGACCATAGCGGTGGTAACATTGCCATTTAGCGACGAAGGCGTTATTAGATGGGAAAATGCTCGAAAAGGCCTCGAACAGTTACAGAATAACGTTGATACGGTCATTGTCGTTCAGAACGACCTGCTATTAGATTTAGTTCCGGATATGCCCCTGAATGCTGCTTTTAAATTTGCAGACGAAATTTTAGTGAATGCGGTTAAAGGAATCACCGAGCTGGTGACCGAGAAGGGCCTGGTAAATCTGGACTTTGCCGATGTGAAAACCATCATGCAAGGCGGCGGACTTGCGATGATCGGTTTGGGAGAAACAGATTCGCAAGAAAACATCGAAGAAGCAGCCAAGAAAGCGCTGGAAAATCCGCTGCTAGATATCGATATTACTGGCGCGAAGAGCGCGTTGATTAACATAACCGGCGGTCAAGATATGTCTTTGAAGTCAGCGAAAACCATTATGAAGACAGTTGCCGAGCAATTAGATCCATCTGCGAAAATTATTTGGGGAACCCGAATCGACGAATCTATGGGGCAGTCCCTGAGAGTGATGCTCATCGTGACCTGCTTGAAATCCGGCCAACCCTCGACCTCTGGGAAGGAAACCCGGCCGAGCTTCGAAATAAGTGACGAAACGTCTTCCCAAGATGAAGCCGAAGAGGTTCAAGTGGTTGAAAATTCAGACACAGCTTCGCAGCATCCTTCCAAATCTCAAAAAGTATTTTCCGAAATTTTCATGGAAGAGACAGAAACGGACATTTCAGTCCTGGAAGAAGCGATTAATAACTTAGCTGTAGAAAGTGGTGAGAACGAGAAACATCTTAGTGACATTAGCACCTCTGCTTCATCTATTTACAGTTCATCTGAATTGTTTGATTATGACAAAATATCAGAGTTCGCAGAACTTTTGGGAGAAGTTACTAAAGATGCATTAAATGGTAAACTCAATCTTTCTGAAGACGTCATAGAATTATTTCAACAAATGCCTTCAGCGTTAAGAAGTGCCACGAAAGGAGATGGAAAAGACCTCGAAGAGATAAAGCAAAGTATTCTGAAGTTACTGGACTCGATTATTCAATCGCGCGACACCGATTCGGCTCCGGATTTTGAATCCACTGATGAAGAGCCTGAGATTCTTAATGAATCCGAAGCTCAGGAAGAGGAAGTTGAGGATCTTGAGCATACAAATGTTCGTGAAACGGTAAAATACTTTGATAAACTGCTTTAA
- the gmk gene encoding guanylate kinase: protein MGRKGLLVVISAPSGGGKTTVIRRVLASGNGNFKYSISATTRRIRAGEVDGQDYHFLSLEGFKDKKEQGKFVEWAEVHGNYYATPRKPIEKWLNEGKTVFLDLDVNGGLEVKKYFNDSALLIFIKPPSVESLVQRLRGRKTETQHEIDKRLKRVPEEMHKSQRYDYQILNEDLDNTKTEILEIIRNHNCQH from the coding sequence ATGGGAAGAAAAGGCCTTCTGGTTGTCATCTCTGCGCCGTCCGGCGGTGGAAAAACGACGGTGATCCGGAGGGTTCTTGCGTCGGGAAACGGTAATTTTAAATATTCTATTTCGGCCACTACTCGCCGGATTCGTGCTGGCGAAGTTGATGGGCAGGATTATCATTTCCTAAGCCTTGAGGGATTTAAAGATAAAAAAGAACAGGGCAAATTTGTGGAGTGGGCCGAAGTCCATGGTAACTACTATGCTACCCCGAGGAAACCGATTGAAAAATGGCTTAACGAAGGCAAGACCGTCTTTCTGGATTTGGATGTAAACGGGGGATTAGAAGTAAAAAAATATTTCAACGATTCCGCTCTTTTGATTTTTATCAAACCGCCTTCTGTGGAAAGTCTGGTGCAACGGCTCAGGGGTAGAAAAACCGAAACTCAACATGAAATTGATAAGCGGCTTAAGCGGGTTCCTGAAGAGATGCACAAATCACAACGATACGATTATCAAATCTTAAATGAGGATTTAGATAACACAAAAACTGAAATATTAGAAATCATTAGAAACCATAATTGTCAACACTAA